The following DNA comes from Microbacterium wangchenii.
GCACGGGTCGAACTCGGAGAGGTGGTTGGGCGCCAGGATGTACGGCCCCTCCTCAGGGAGGTGCTCCTGGCCGGATATCTCGATCTTGGCGAGCAGGCTGACGGCAGGCTCCACCACGGCCCCCAGGAGCCAGAAGACGCTCGGTCGTGACTTCTCGCGCGACGCGCGACGACGGGATGCCACGGCTATCCGATGACGTCGAAGTCGGCGCCGACCGCGTCGAGCTTGGCGAGGAACTTCTCGTACCCGCGGCGGATGATGCCGATGTTGCGGACCACCGACTCCCCCTCGGCCGCGAGTGCGGCGATCACGTAGCTGTACCCGCCGCGCAGGTCGGGCACCACGACATCCGCGCCGTGCAGAGGCGTCGGGCCCTTGATGACGGCGGCCTGCTCGAGCGAGCGGCGGGGCACGCGGCGGTCGGGGCTGTCGATCCCCTGCGGGTGCACCACGATGTCGGCGCCCATCTGCACGAGGGCGGCGGTGAACCCGAGGCGGTTCTCGTACACCGTCTCGTGCACGACGGAGGTGCCCTCCGCCTGTGTGAGGGCGACGATGAGGGGCTGCTGCCAGTCGGTCATGAAGCCCGGGTGCACGTCGGTCTCCACCATGACGGGCTTGAGGGCGCCGTCGCGGCGGAACCGGATGCCGTCCTCCTGCACGTCGAACCATCCGCCGGCCTTGCGGAACACGTTCAGGAACGTCAGCATCTCCTGCTGCTTGGCCCCGCGGACGAAGATCTCACCGTCGGTGGCCAGGGCGGCGCACGCCCACGACGCGGCCTCGTTGCGGTCGAAGATCGCCCGGTGGTCGTAGCCGCGGAGCGAGTCGACGCCCTCGATGAGGATCACGCGGTTCGGCTCGTAGGAGATGATCGCGCCCATCTTCTGCAGCACGGCGATCAGATCCATGATCTCCGGCTCGATGGCGGCGTTGCGCAGCTCGGTGACGCCCTTGGCCTTGACCGCCGTCAGCAGCACCTGCTCGGTCGCGCCCACGCTCGGGTAGGGCAGCTCGATCTCGGCGCCGTGCAGGCCGTCGGGGGCGGTGATCCGGATGCCCTCGTAGCTCTTGTCCACCACCGCGCCGAACGCGCGCAGCGCATCCATGTGGAAGTTGATCGGCCGGTCGCCGATCCGGCAGCCGCCGAGGTCGGGGATCAGCGCCTCGCCGAGGAGGTGCAACAGCGGTCCGCAGAAGAGGATCGGGATGCGGGAGGCTCCCGCGTACGCGTCGATCTCCTCGAAGTGGGCCGTGGCGGCGCCGCTGGGGTCGAGGTGGATCTCTCCGTTCTCACCGTCCTGGACGCGCACGCCGTGCACCTCC
Coding sequences within:
- the murA gene encoding UDP-N-acetylglucosamine 1-carboxyvinyltransferase, with product MRALVPDAGPAYSGPAGESGEVLSIRGGRPLRGDVEVKGAKNLVTKAMVAALLGETPSVLRDVPDISDVQIVRSLLEVHGVRVQDGENGEIHLDPSGAATAHFEEIDAYAGASRIPILFCGPLLHLLGEALIPDLGGCRIGDRPINFHMDALRAFGAVVDKSYEGIRITAPDGLHGAEIELPYPSVGATEQVLLTAVKAKGVTELRNAAIEPEIMDLIAVLQKMGAIISYEPNRVILIEGVDSLRGYDHRAIFDRNEAASWACAALATDGEIFVRGAKQQEMLTFLNVFRKAGGWFDVQEDGIRFRRDGALKPVMVETDVHPGFMTDWQQPLIVALTQAEGTSVVHETVYENRLGFTAALVQMGADIVVHPQGIDSPDRRVPRRSLEQAAVIKGPTPLHGADVVVPDLRGGYSYVIAALAAEGESVVRNIGIIRRGYEKFLAKLDAVGADFDVIG